ATATCCGCAACAAATAACTCAGCTCGAACACGCGCTTCTACTGCACTATCAGGCATCAAAAATGCCCGAGCCATCACTGAATCATATCGAATACCATCCAACTCAACCGTCAGATTCCCGGCCCAGACATCCGCATTGTCATACGCCTGAACAGCATATCGCTCGTGCAATTTGTATTTAAATTCCAAACGCTTATCCACATCGCCTCCCTGTAAAATGCACTCCGGACAATATACGAAAGTTTGAGGGTAAATCTCAATAAACGTACCGATATGTAATACACATTTAACAGATAAGAAACGGGAAAGAAATATACGCCTAATATATTCAACCGTCAGTTTACGCCACCCCAACTACCTCAGGGAGGAATTCAGTATGAAACTCATCACAGCAGTCATCCAGCCCCACAAGCTGGACGATGTGCGCGCAGCACTCGGCGACATCGGCATCCAGGGCATGACCGTCACCGAAGCGCGCGGCTTTGGACGCCAGAGAGGACACAGAGAAGTCTATCGCGGTGCCGAATACATCGTCGATTTTCTGCCCAAAGTCAAGCTGGAGATCGCCGTCAATGACGATGAGACTGATCGCGCCATTGACGCGATAGAGAATGCGGCCAAAACCGGCAATGTAGGTGATGGGAAGATCTTTGTCACAGACTTAGGACAAGCTGTTCGCATTCGAACGGGCGAAACCGGACCCGATGCGCTGTAACACAATCATAATCTCAGGAGAATACAATGATTAAACGCCATAACATCTTTACCCTGCTCATCGGCCTGGCATTGTTGCTGGCCTTGCCCAACATCGCGCTTGCCGACGCACACGAACCCAACTCAGGCGACACAGCCTGGATGCTCACCTCAACAGCCCTGGTGCTATTTATGACCATCCCCGGCCTCGCCCTCTTTTACGGCGGTCTCGTACGCACCAAAAATGTTTTGTCCGTTCTCATGCAGTGTTTCGCCCTCACCGCCATCATGACCCTGGTCTGGGTCATCATCGGCTATAGTCTCGCCTTTAACACGGATGGCATGGAAGCCGGTACGACCAACATAAACTCCTTTGTCGGCGGTTTAGGCACTATGTTCTTATCCGGCGTAACCGCCAGCAGCCTGTCTGGCACCATTCCCGAAACTGTTTGGATCACCTTCCAGATGACCTTTGCCATCATCACTCCCGCCCTCATTGTCGGTGCTTTTGCAGAGCGCATGAAATTCTCGGCCATGATTGTGTTCTCAATCCTCTGGTCCATCGTCGTCTATGCACCTATCTGCCACATGGCCTGGAGCGGTGACGGTGCCTTTTTTTGGGATATGGGCGTACTCGACTTTGCAGGCGGCACGGTTGTACACATCAACGCGGGTATCGCAGCACTTGTCGCGTGTATTGTCATTGGCAAACGCCAGGGCTATCCCGACACGCTCATGGCCCCTCACAGCCTGACAATCACCGTTATAGGCGCGTCCATGCTGTGGGTCGGCTGGTTCGGCTTTAATGCTGGAAGTGCTGCTGGTGCTAATGGTTCTGCAGGCATGGCCATGC
This sequence is a window from Gemmatimonadota bacterium. Protein-coding genes within it:
- a CDS encoding P-II family nitrogen regulator, producing the protein MKLITAVIQPHKLDDVRAALGDIGIQGMTVTEARGFGRQRGHREVYRGAEYIVDFLPKVKLEIAVNDDETDRAIDAIENAAKTGNVGDGKIFVTDLGQAVRIRTGETGPDAL
- a CDS encoding ammonium transporter, which produces MIKRHNIFTLLIGLALLLALPNIALADAHEPNSGDTAWMLTSTALVLFMTIPGLALFYGGLVRTKNVLSVLMQCFALTAIMTLVWVIIGYSLAFNTDGMEAGTTNINSFVGGLGTMFLSGVTASSLSGTIPETVWITFQMTFAIITPALIVGAFAERMKFSAMIVFSILWSIVVYAPICHMAWSGDGAFFWDMGVLDFAGGTVVHINAGIAALVACIVIGKRQGYPDTLMAPHSLTITVIGASMLWVGWFGFNAGSAAGANGSAGMAMLVTQIATASATLGWIAAEWIKLGKPSILGAVTGAVAGLVAITPASGSVGPMGAIVVGLASGVLCFWAATSLKRALGYDDSLDAFGVHGIGGIVGALLTGIFAAESLGGQGLSADSIGGQFVVQLIGVVFTIVYCGVLSFILLKIVDAIIGLRVSQDEETEGLDISLHDERGYNY